The following DNA comes from Streptomyces sp. NBC_00102.
CAGCATCGGTCCCGGCCGCTACCAGGAGTCCCTCACCGTTTCCGCCGCGATCACACTGACCGCGTCCGAGGGCGCCGGGACGGTGGAGCTGGCGCCCCGGCGCGGCACCGCACTGACCCTCACCGGCGACGCCGTGCTGGTGAGCGATCTGGTGCTGCGCGGCCACGACGACGAGCTGCCGGTCGTCGACTCACCGCGCGGGCAGATCGCGATGGACCGGTGCGAGGTGCACGGCTCGGCGTGGGCGGCACTGTTCGCGCGGGGCACCGGGTCCCTCGTCCTGCGCGAGTGCCGGGTCAGCAATCCGGCGGGCGCCGGTGTGGTCTCGACCTCCGGGAACGAGAGCTTCGTCGAGGACTGCGTCGTCGAACATCTGGGCACCTCCGCGGTGGTGGCCGGCGAGCGCGGGCGGATCACCGTGCGCGGCGGCAGGCTGCGCGACACCCGCGGCAACGGGGTACTGACGAACGGCCAGGCGCACGTACACCTGGAGGACTGCGAGATATCCGCGGCGGACAAGCCCGGGGCCGCCGTCGAGGAGGACAGCACGGTGCGCATGGTGCGCGTTTCGGTCCGGCAGTCGGTGGTCGGGGTGTACGTCAGCTCGACCGGGCAGACCGTGCTGGAAGAGGTGACGGTCACCGACACGAGCGGGCACGGCTTCGTGCTGGGCGCCGGCAGCTCCCCCGCTCTGACCGCCTGCCGTACGGAACGGACGTCGGGCCACGGGCTGTTCGTCACCGAACGCAGCCGGGGCACCTTCAAGGACTGCGTGTTCACCTCCGCGCGGGACGCGGGGATCCGCGTCAACGGGTTCGCCTCACCGGTGCTGACCGGGACCGTGGTGGCGGATGCCAAAGCCGTCGGGGTACTTCTCGACGAGGACTCGGCGGGTGAGTTCGACCGCCTGGAGATACGGGACCCGGGCGGGTCCGGCATCGTCGTACGTACCGGTGCCAACCCGCTGCTGCGCCGCGCCACCGTCACCCGGCCGGGGTCGCACGGGGTGGAGGTCACCAAGGACGGGCGTGGCCGGCTGGAGGAGTGCGTCGTCGAGGCGGCGGCCGGCTCGGCCGTGCACGTCTCGGGCCACGGCAACCTGCACGTCATCGGCAGCACGCTGCGGGCGGCGGCCGAGTCGGGCGTGCACGTCGGGGCGCTCGGCACGGTCACCCTGCGCGACACCGCCGTCGAGGGAGCGTCCGGTGCGGGCGTCCGGATCGATCCGGAGGGCGAGGTGTCCGCCGCGCGGGTGCGGGTCACCGGCTCGGGTGAGCACGGGGTGCTGGTCGCCGCGGGCGCGCGGGCTGCCCTGAAGTCCTGCGAGGTGTCCGGGTCCGGCGCCGACGGAGTGCGGGTCGAGGGCACCGACCCGGCTTCGCTGACCGGATGCACGGTACGGGACAACCGGGGCAGCGGGCTGCGCCAGGCGGTACCCGGCGACCGGCTCGCCGTCGATGGCCTGACCAGTACGGACAACGGTGCTCCGGACGCCTGGGGCAGCGCGGCGGGTGCCGAGGCGGCGGGCGGTGGACGGCTGCCGGGAGGCGCGGTCCCGACGGCCGCGGAACCGGACGGCGACACCGGCCCGGTGGCCGAGCTGGAGTCTCTGATCGGTCTCGCCGACGTGAAGCAGCAGGTCCTGACGCTGATCAACCTGAACCGGCTGGCACAGCGGCGCGCCAGCCTCGGT
Coding sequences within:
- a CDS encoding right-handed parallel beta-helix repeat-containing protein, producing MLTVAVDGSGDFRTVAEAVARARNGAVVSIGPGRYQESLTVSAAITLTASEGAGTVELAPRRGTALTLTGDAVLVSDLVLRGHDDELPVVDSPRGQIAMDRCEVHGSAWAALFARGTGSLVLRECRVSNPAGAGVVSTSGNESFVEDCVVEHLGTSAVVAGERGRITVRGGRLRDTRGNGVLTNGQAHVHLEDCEISAADKPGAAVEEDSTVRMVRVSVRQSVVGVYVSSTGQTVLEEVTVTDTSGHGFVLGAGSSPALTACRTERTSGHGLFVTERSRGTFKDCVFTSARDAGIRVNGFASPVLTGTVVADAKAVGVLLDEDSAGEFDRLEIRDPGGSGIVVRTGANPLLRRATVTRPGSHGVEVTKDGRGRLEECVVEAAAGSAVHVSGHGNLHVIGSTLRAAAESGVHVGALGTVTLRDTAVEGASGAGVRIDPEGEVSAARVRVTGSGEHGVLVAAGARAALKSCEVSGSGADGVRVEGTDPASLTGCTVRDNRGSGLRQAVPGDRLAVDGLTSTDNGAPDAWGSAAGAEAAGGGRLPGGAVPTAAEPDGDTGPVAELESLIGLADVKQQVLTLINLNRLAQRRASLGMPAPPMSRHLVFAGPPGTGKTTVARLYGSILASLGALRSGHLVEVSRADLVAQIVGGTAIKTTETFNKALGGVLFVDEAYTLVSDGGGSGADFGREAIDTLVKLMEDHREDVVVVAAGYPEEMTGFLASNPGLASRFTRTVEFTDYTSDELVTIVERMCTGHRYELEPAARTALRGHFDAIPRDASFGNGRTARKVFEEMVDRQASRLAGMVEVNERDLSVLTSTDVGVGAAVDAKADDDPLLRLDALVGLAAVKREVGDLVNLLATARRRAEAGLPAPRISNHLVFTGPPGTGKTTVARLYGELLASLGVLPRGQLVEVSRADLVGRWVGHTAQLTKEVFTRALGGVLFIDEAYTLTPAGSGGSSDFGQEAVDTLLKLMEDHRDEVVVIAAGYTEEMARFLGSNPGLASRFPRHVEFPDYSSDELVTIVRQHAVDNGYECAPGAATALRAYFDGLPRGRSFGNARLARQTLEEMMTRQAGRLSAVAAPSLEDLQLLLPEDLTGLPQPS